One genomic region from Gossypium hirsutum isolate 1008001.06 chromosome D13, Gossypium_hirsutum_v2.1, whole genome shotgun sequence encodes:
- the LOC107937695 gene encoding LOW QUALITY PROTEIN: DNA repair protein RAD5A-like (The sequence of the model RefSeq protein was modified relative to this genomic sequence to represent the inferred CDS: inserted 1 base in 1 codon), whose amino-acid sequence MGGNKVSEDLISTVRLIVGSDYSEMDIIRALHLAKHDATAAINIIFDSPRSFKPREKQIEPESEPVVRISSSDTSTVSVKPKKTGKENKDCSFSSNGNVACGGSVLEDEGNVRLENDWWFVGSSEVPGLSTSKGRKIKVGEEVSFTFPLKGTGSSPAGSMGKGFGKGRAAAACSEIVRFSTKNFGEIGRIPNEWARCLLPLVRDKKIRVEGRCKSAPDVLGVMDTVLLSLSVYINSSTFHKYQQTSLKAASNCNDESIVHPLPSLFRLLGLTPFKKAELAPGDLYTKKRPLETKDGSGIHTPLLTANKFKNPSQNGNEVENDESISDADLENIVGVGDNSELEEMDPPSTLQCELRPYQKQALQWMFQVEKGNCMDEAATTLHPCWEAYRLADKRDPVIYLNAFTGDATIEFPSTHQMARGGILADAMGLGKTIMTIXLLATHSERGGLSDSQSSDQPSDQGGEAIDVFGQSPNSVKTATKFPSFDKLSKQRNKLANGGNLIICPMTLLGQWKAEIETHVQPGSLSLYVHYGQSRPKDAKLLAQNDVVITTYGVLASEFSAENSEDNGGLYSVRWFRIVLDEAHTIKSSKSQISMAAAALVADRRWCLTGTPIQNKLEDLYSLLRFLKVEPWGNWPWWNKLIQKPFEEGDQRGLKLVQSILKPIMLRRTKCSTDRYGKPILVLPPADVQVIYCELSEAEKDFYEALFKRSKVKFDQFVEQGRVLHNYASILELLLRLRQCCDHPFLVMSRGDTQEYTDLNKLAKRFLRGGQSTLDGEAKDLPSRAYVQEVVEELRKGEQGECPICLEAFEDAVLTPCAHRLCRECLLASWRNPNSGLCPVCRKTVTKQELITAPTESRFQVDVEKNWVESTKVVVLLQELENLRSSGSKSILFSQWTAFLDLLQIPLSRNNIPFLRLDGTLNQQQREKVIKQFSEDGKIMVLLMSLKAGGVGINLTAASNAFVLDPWWNPAVEEQAVMRIHRIGQTKRVAIKRFIVKGTVEERMEAVQARKQKMISGALTDEEVRTARLEELKMLFT is encoded by the exons ATGGGTGGAAACAAGGTGTCGGAGGATCTCATTTCCACCGTCCGATTGATCGTTGGATCGGATTATTCCGAGATGGACATAATTAGAGCGCTTCACTTGGCCAAACACGATGCGACCGCTGCCATCAACATAATTTTTGATTCACCTCGAAGTTTCAAGCCCAGGGAGAAACAAATTGAACCCGAATCCGAACCCGTGGTCCGAATTTCGAGCTCCGATACATCAACGGTTAGCGTAAAGCCCAAGAAAACAGGGAAAGAGAACAAGGATTGTAGTTTTAGTAGTAATGGAAATGTTGCATGTGGTGGGAGTGTTTTGGAAGATGAAGGAAATGTTAGGCTTGAAAACGATTGGTGGTTTGTTGGTTCCAGCGAGGTACCTGGGCTTTCGACGAGTAAAGGAAGGAAAATTAAGGTTGGGGAGGAAGTTAGCTTCACGTTTCCGTTGAAGGGTACTGGCTCTAGTCCGGCTGGATCAATGGGGAAAGGCTTTGGGAAAGGAAGAGCAGCTGCAGCTTGTTCAGAGATTGTTAGATTCTCTACAAAGAACTTTGGGGAG ATTGGTAGAATACCCAATGAATGGGCACGCTGTCTGTTGCCGCTTGTGAGGGATAAGAAGATTAGAGTTGAGGGAAGGTGTAAATCAGCTCCGGATGTGTTGGGTGTAATGGATACTGTTCTCTTATCATTAAG TGTGTATATTAATAGTTCCACGTTCCATAAGTATCAGCAAACTTCACTCAAGGCAGCAAGCAATTGCAATGATGAATCTATTGTTCATCCTCTTCCAAGTTTGTTCCGGTTGCTTGGCCTAACACCTTTTAAGAAG GCAGAACTAGCTCCTGGTGATTTGTACACAAAGAAACGACCTTTGGAGACAAAG GATGGTTCTGGTATTCATACCCCATTATTAACTGCAAACAAATTTAAGAATCCATCTCAAAACGGAAATGAGGTTGAAAATGATGAGTCAATCTCTGATGCTGATCTTGAAAATATTGTTGGTGTGGGAGACAACTCTGAATTAGAG GAGATGGACCCTCCTAGCACCCTCCAGTGTGAACTTCGGCCTTATCAAAAGCAGGCTCTCCAGTGGATGTTTCAGGTGGAGAAGGGAAATTGCATGGATGAGGCAGCAACAACACTGCACCCTTGCTGGGAAGCATATCGCTTAGCAGATAA GAGAGATCCTGTTATCTACTTGAATGCATTTACTGGTGATGCTACAATAGAATTCCCAAGCACTCATCAAATGGCCAGAGGAGGA ATCTTGGCAGATGCTATGGGGCTTGGGAAGACCATCATGACTA TCCTCTTAGCAACCCATTCAGAAAGAGGTGGGCTATCAGATAGTCAATCCTCAGATCAGCCTTCTGATCAAGGTGGTGAAGCCATTGATGTATTCGGCCAATCACCAAATTCTGTGAAAACTGCAACGAAGTTTCCCAGCTTTGATAAGTTGTCAAAGCAAAGGAACAAACTTGCTAATGGTGGCAATCTGATTATATGTCCCATGACTCTTCTTGGCCAATGGAAG GCAGAGATTGAAACTCATGTGCAGCCTGGATCTTTGTCTCTATATGTTCATTATGGTCAAAGTCGGCCAAAGGATGCAAAACTTCTTGCCCAGAATGATGTTGTAATCACTACATATGGGGTTCTAGCTTCAGAGTTTTCAGCAGAG AACTCTGAAGATAATGGAGGACTGTACTCGGTGCGTTGGTTCAGGATTGTTCTTGATGAAGCACATACCATAAAATCCTCAAAAAGTCAAATTTCCATGGCTGCAGCTGCTTTAGTTGCTGATCGTCGCTGGTGTCTCACTGGGACTCCGATCCAG AACAAGCTGGAGGATCTATACAGTCTCCTCCGCTTTTTGAAGGTGGAACCTTGGGGAAACTGGCCCTG GTGGAACAAGCTCATTCAAAAACCATTTGAGGAAGGTGATCAGAGAGGGCTAAAGTTGGTTCAGTCAATCTTAAAGCCAATCATGTTAAGGAGAACAAAATGTAGCACAGACCGATATGGCAA GCCGATTCTAGTGCTACCTCCAGCCGATGTTCAGGTGATATACTGTGAGCTCAGTGAAGCTGAAAAGGACTTCTATGAAGCCCTATTTAAAAGATCGAAG GTGAAGTTTGATCAGTTTGTTGAACAAGGTCGTGTTCTTCATAATTATGCTTCTATTTTGGAGTTACTTCTACGTCTACGTCAATGTTGTGATCATCCGTTTCTTGTGATGAG CCGAGGAGATACACAAGAATACACAGATCTTAATAAGCTGGCTAAACGGTTCCTTAGAGGCGGGCAGAGTACTCTAGATGGTGAAGCCAAGGATCTACCTTCAAGGGCATATGTCCAGGAAGTGGTTGAAGAGCTGCGGAAGGGAGAACAAGGAGAGTGTCCGATATGTCTTGAAGCATTTGAAGACGCTGTACTGACTCCATGTGCTCACCGCTTATGCCGCGAGTGTCTCCTGGCAAGTTGGCGGAATCCAAATTCTGGTTTATGCCCTGTTTGTAG GAAAACTGTTACGAAGCAAGAACTTATTACAGCCCCAACTGAGAGTCGGTTTCAGGTTGATGTTGAGAAAAATTGGGTGGAGTCCACCAAGGTGGTTGTTCTATTACAAGAACTTGAAAATCTTCGCTCATCAGGCTCTAAGAGCATTCTCTTCAGCCAGTGGACTGCATTTTTGGACCTCTTGCAGATTCCTCTTTCTCG GAATAACATTCCGTTTCTTAGACTCGATGGGACTTTGAATCAACAGCAACGCGAAaaagtaataaaacagttttcaGAAGATGGCAAAATCATG GTGTTGCTAATGTCACTTAAAGCTGGTGGGGTCGGAATAAATCTAACTGCAGCTTCCAATGCCTTTGTTTTG GATCCTTGGTGGAATCCGGCTGTAGAAGAACAAGCTGTGATGCGCATTCATCGTATTGGCCAAACTAAAAGGGTAGCAATCAAACGGTTCATTGTCAAG GGAACAGTAGAGGAAAGGATGGAAGCAGTACAAGCACGCAAGCAGAAGATGATATCTGGTGCCTTAACCGATGAAGAAGTTCGAACAGCACGTCTTGAAGAACTCAAAATGCTTttcacttaa